In Vicia villosa cultivar HV-30 ecotype Madison, WI linkage group LG7, Vvil1.0, whole genome shotgun sequence, the DNA window aaCTAAACAACTactttttttaacaacaaatgtGATATACTAAGCAAAATAGCAGCAACTTCCTTAATAAATTTAGCATATTTTGGTATCTTTGTTTTGTCAGGATAGGGTAGTTCACCTGGTGATTCCCCTTCAACACAATACATATAATCAACTATAAGAGTACTTGCTACATTTATTACTGAATAATAATCTTCACTTTTTAAGTATTTCTCAGCAGTCACCAGGTCACTAAGAGCACCATCCCACCCAAAATATCCCAAACAACTTTCGTAATGAGCTTTTGCCTCAGAATCAATACCACCTTGAGAAATTAGTGATGTGGTTAGATTAACTATGCTAGTTGCTTTAATACGCACCGCATCAATTGTGCATTGAGCAAGGGTAACGAGATCTACACcatgttttaattttagaaaatttaaacaaaaaggaGTGTTGTCAACATTCTTGCAAATAACATCAACATCCACAACTTTGACAGCATATGTACTTACAACACATAAAAGAAACACCGCCACAAAAAAGGAGAAACGATTCATAatgtataatttatatttttctcaCACTACAACGtaattgaaatttatttataGATCAAGAAAAATGTTACTAATTAGATCTGGTAATATTTAAACAAATGTTATGTAAAATCTATGTTACTAAAAggtttttctaactttttttaaagtattattactaataattaaGCAATTAATGAATGTTACATTTTATTTGTTGATTTTGCAACATTTAGTATAGTATTGGTAACATTTAAAAACCGGTTTATACTATTCCGGCCTgatttatataagaaaaaattctcttcattgaataatgaatgtatctaatctacataaaagacaagatacattcattaatcaataaacttttgcttataaataaggccggagggagtattatttttaacacttttttagttattaaaaataatttttgtaaacTACAATAATGTAAATTGTGGTCACAATTTTATTAACAAGaactattattaattattttgataaaaatatagtTTCATTTAAATATAGTTTCGTTGAAATTTCCATTACAAAGAATTGTATGAGTTCGCTATAATAAAGTAGAAAAGAAATTGTAATTTGTACTTCACAATTAATAAATGCAATATATTAATATCATCTATGCATTGAATTCTATGTTACTGATTTTACATGCGATCAGAGAATGAATCAATTGGTCTGTCTGtaagactaaaattttattttaagtgCAGCAACACTGACGGTTTGCAATTTTGAAAAAATAGGgacaaaattggggtatgacagtcgcccctatttaaatatatttaactaGGTAATATGAGGGATGTCAAATCCTCATATTACGGTGGTGAAAGATAGTTAAATACGAAGGACCCAATTTTTGTCTCTCAGATGAAAATGATGTGGAATGCAATGAGTTTGGATGAATTTTTTGAGAATTTCTCTTGCTGGTGATATGAAAGGGGAAGCATACTCTTTGGGGATTATCTAAGACGACTGGTAGAAGAAGTCCACTGGAATTATATGATGTAAGGTGAGAAGACTTACTGGGGGAAAACAAAGGTATATTCTAGAAATACATCAACATGACACGACACATTCGAAAATCCatcagataaaaataaaaaagttatggAAATACATCAGAATGAAAGACACATCCGAAAATCCATCAGATAAAAAAAGGGACAGCAATTCTGGAAATACATCAGAGACATCCGCAAATTCATAGGATAACAAGGGAAATAGGTTCTGGAAATACATCAGAACAAATGCAAATCCGGGAATGTATCAGAAAAAGTTCTAGAAATACATCAAAAACATCTGAAAATACACTAGATAAAAGAAGTAGATTCTAGAAATTCATCACAACAACAAGATACATCCGAAAATTCCTCAAATAGAAAAAGGAATAAGTCTTGGAATTACATCAGAATTAATACATCTAATAAAAGGAGAAACACTTTGAAAATACATCATAGACATCCAAAAATTCATCAGATAAAAAGAAATACACTCTAGAAATACATCAGAGACATTCAAAAACACATCGAATAAAAAGGGAAAATACTAGGGAATACCTTAGAGACATTTGGAAATACATCAAAGACATTTGAAAATACATCAGAGACATCTGGAAATTCATCGCATAAGGTTATAGAAATACATCAGAACAACAAACTCATATAGAAATACATCAGATAAAAAGTGAAAAGCTCTAGAAATGCATCAGATACATTCGTAAATTCATCGGATAAGGTTCTAGAAATACATCAGAGACCAAAGACCCATCCGGTAGTGCATTGgataaaaaggaaaacaaactcTAGAAATACATCAGAGACATTTGGAAATTCATCGGATAACAAAGGGAATTAATTTCCGATAATGAATCAAAAACTAAAGACCCATCCGGGAATACATCGGATAAAAAGGAAAAAACTCTGGAAATACATCAGAGACATCCGGAAATTCATCAGATAAAAATGGGAATTAGTTCTAGAAATGCATTAGAAACCAAAAACCCATCTAGGAATACATCAgataaaaaggaaaacaaactcTAGAAATACATCAGAGACTTCCAGAAATTCCTCGGATAACAAAGGGAATTAATTATGGAAATGCATCAGAAACTAAAGACCCATCTGGGAATACATcagataaaaaggaaaaaaactcaGGAAATACATATGAGACATACGAAAATTCATTGGATAACATATggaattatttttggaaatttatcaTAAACTAAAGACCCATCCGAGAATACATCGAATAACAGGGAAaacattttcaaaatccaccaaaaTTGAAAGAAACATTCGAAAATTCACCGAATAAGGTTATGGAAATTCATCAGAACAAAGGCATGTCCAAAAATACATCAAATGGCCAAATAAGAATTATAACCTCAATGGAAAATTCTCTGTCTTATTAGATTCCAAACGAAGTTGGACTTTGACCAAAAGGTAGAAAGTTTATGACAATTGGTGTTTGGAAAATGCAGATGAGCACAAAAAAAACATTTCGAGCTATGCATGACATTgaattttgtttctatgcatgaccTATGAATGAACAATGCATACAATGTTGGTTATATGGTGTAATGCCCCACATTTGTGGATATGCTACACGTGAAGTGATGTGTGAGATGTAATGATTTGGTCGATGCATGCATAATACAAATATAGAGGCATAATTGCATCTTGCTAGATGAGGGCAAAGTGCGAACAATCAAAATGCTAAATACAACAAggtataaaaacaaaaaatttcacAACAAACACATATAAGCAACATGTATGCAGTATTCGACAAAATAATACATCAAGAAACGCTCAAAGAAGTTGGAAGGAAGCGCGGAAAGTAAGAAACTCTAGAGTTAGGGATTCCAACAGATATAAAACACTTCGAAAAGCATCATTTTCATGGAATCAATGTTAGGATGTTCCTGATACATGACTTATAATACGCCCAGCCAGCTCTGGAGAGTTTCCTCTCTTTTCAAATAACAAGGGATGCAATATCCGCTTCAAGTACaccaaaaaaacattattttctatcTTCTTAAGCTGATCTTCAAGATTTTATGCCTTCTTGGATAATTCAGTTAGAGATCCGTGAATAAGCCTttcttcagacaaggaggacccaCACTCTGTACAATCTTGCAATTCTAGACAATCCTTTTCAATATCCACCTTCATTGCCCCAACGAGGTAACATCGATTCTATACCGAACGCACCTCATATGACAAGATAGAAAGTGCAAGAATCTCTTTAGGATCAACAACTAACTTATTTACGAGTGGCATTACTCTCATCATACAGATGGTTATTGCCTTCGTCAAAGTACAAGGGCAAAATCCCTAACAGGAAAAGGTTACTTGATTCCCCATATTGTTTAAGAGGGAATCTTGCCaataaagaagaagaacaaggaaGAACTCCTTCTGGCCTTCAAATAATATCACCCATAGAGTTAAcatttccctattttatccttTTTACCCTATCTTTATTGGGGGCAGTTGCACTAATGCAGACACGCTTCTTTTTAGGCTTATGCTTCAAAAAGGTCGGGGAAATTGAGATAACCCTGGACTCTAATGGGATGGGATCCTTCTATTACTTATCTAAAAAATCGAGAAACGATAAAAAGGAAGCCATAAGGAGCCATATGTtcacaaataaaaagaaataaaggaCTTACCTAACATCTCTTTATGCCCCTCcacacactacgccaaatttgtcttttagcagcacccctacgaaagtgcttttaggaaaaagcgctgctataggtttcgctaaaaacaaaattaaaaatgaagggAAAAAAGCACTGCTATAGGGgggcctacgaaagcgctttttaaaagcgctggtatagggctgGTTACCAAAGCGCTTTAAAGAAGCGGTGTTATAGGGCaggttaccaaagcgcttttagaagcgctggtaaaggggtagGTTACCAAAGCGCTTTCTATCTAAAAAGCGCTCGTATAGGGCTGggtaccaaagcgctttttaaaagcgctctcgtagggtatttacaattatattttttaaaacaaaacattctCAGGTTATTACGTTTTTGAGAAATCAGAATATCATTCTTCTTCCCTAAACGTAAACCTAGCATATCTCCATGAAAATCTTTGCCTTCCACGATATTGAATTACCACTCCATCCTTGAATTTTGTTTGGGGCTGAATTTCAATACAGAACCTCtgaatttcttcttctccttccgcCTTCGCAAAGCTCTTCGTATCCTCCTTCACTTCCGGCTGAATCTTCGTCTCAGTCAAAGGAGACGCTCTCAAACCGTTTTGATTCCGTACCTCCCTTACGCAAAGAAACCTTATCGCTGAAACACTCTCTCTGACAAAGAAACCTCTTGCACGCATTCAGAACTCATAACTGAGTCCATTACTCAAGAATTGCTGACCACCATTGTAAGTCTCTAAAACCATCTCTCTATGCATCTCTTGCTGACCACCATTATGCTTCTATATGTGGTGCTCATCTTGCCCGCAACTGCTTGTGTTAGGATGTGCTTTTTGTTGCTCTTTATCTGTTTGAAGAAATACCCAAatgtaaaaaaatgattttttttgttagtttGTCTGTGATTtgtgattttctgcattttgggGTTTCTGATTTGGGAGTTTATGTACCTTAATTTTGTGCTTTTAGCTTAGGAATAGATTAATGGTATTTAAATTGATTGGTACTTCAGAATAATAAAACAGTATTTGAAAAACTAAGGATTTTAAGATTACTCTAAAGTAGGATATTGACGATAAAGATGATTCATTGTTCCACTTCATGTGGCGGGAAGGATCTGCGATTGTTTCATACGATTTATGTTATGACAGAAAGACAGAACATTTTTGTTGCATGTATCTTTCATTATCTGTGCAAAGGTTCATCAACTCTACCTAGAAATAGAGTGTGTGCTTATGTTTCTGCCACATTTTGTTTTAGTAGCCATATGGAGCATTTTGATATGAAATAGATAGGCAAATTGTTGAAGTTGGTTGTGTAAGGGAATAGCAAGAAACAGAAAGAGTTCCTGTTAGCTGAACCTTGTTATATTTGGATTTGTTCCATAGATTCTccatttgaaaaaacattaactaTTGAGATTTGGGTGTTTATTCTGTGTAGATCATTTTCTTCAATCATTGCTTGTGTAGATCATATATGCGATTCGATGAAAATTCTATATGACATCTCAGTTTTCTGCAATCATTTacagattttgtttttaatttcttgCGTGGATTTGTTTTGGCTTGTTTTGTTACTGTACGACTTAGTTAATGATTTGAGATTATGTTTTATTGTGTTACAATCAGTGTCTCAGGATTTTTATTACTGTGAAATTTGTGAGTCTTTATCAGAATTGTTTATTCTGTCATTGTAGTTGgcttttagtattttcaattttaATGGTGTTAACTTTTCATGATCTTAGATTTGgtaataaaataatattgtattaaagAATTCAACACAAGTTTTTCCTCAAATGTTTTGGTTGTTGTGTTAACTTTTATgtagttgtttttcttttgtttttgttttgtttttatattttaatttttttcaatcgattatacatataaatttattttagtttgattgaaaattaaaaggaaagttagtatttcaaatttctttcaatcgattttgtcttggtggttactaactttgtgaatttgctaaaggggtaacttgtgtagagtgaaagtttgatcgtttcccggcctagttcgacgtttggcattttcttgagttcggtaacatccgaggtaaatttctttctcaaattactggtattatgatgaatttgtctgaaattatgtgattatatatgttgcgttttattgctccggattcattccgtttatactttgcgttttgacataAACGCATTATACTGACATTATGATGTGTTATAATATGATCACATGCACCTAATTTTTTAACcacttgattttaatattttgtttaaagGTAAACTACAAACATAAGAGTACCCTCCTTGATAGCtcattagttttatgtgtttagagagttaatataggatACAAAATTCCAAGATAATAAGTTGCTCTTCTATTTTTCATGCACTATCAATTTCTTGGCTTATGATTTCTAACAAAAACTATAGTCATGTTATCTACTTTCAAAGAATAAATGAAAGAGGCTCAAGAGCTTTGGtaattattccgacatgtggaatattcttgatgtcaatttcgttaatcgttaagtgatgaacttactaactttgtgaattgaattcgctataggggttacttgtgaagagtgaaagtttgatcgtttttgtttagcttaattaagacatggataagacatggatgaattcaaaccgattgtcgaaagagtacgagaaaggggtatgggaattcgttaagtttgcggttgcgcactccaaagacctgattcgaatggcgtgtccttgcatgggttgctgttatggggataaggttgatgggaatcagttggcatcgcattaactacggtttggaattgatagaagttatacagtttggagtttgcatggtgagaaaagtaacgggaatgttgagtcgaggtgtaatacaaagtatgcttcaaacgacgattgcacagacacatacgattatgatcgagtcgaagagattgcagaagcgcttgaagaagatcttgagtattgtcccaaaatgttcgagaggttggtaagcgatgcagagaaactgttgtatgatggttgttcaaaattcacaagattatttgcggtgttaaagttgtacaacttaaaggcggacaatggatggtcggataaaagtttcacagagttattagcccttatgaaagatatgataccagaggataatgttcttcccaatcgaatgtatgaagccaaaaagatgttgtcctctattggcatgagctatgataagatacatgcatgtccaaacgattgcgttttgtttcgaaacgagtatgcagcgttgaatgagtgtcctaaatgcagtgcccctcgatataagaaaaagttgtctccggccaaagtcttatggtattttcctataattccgagatttagacgcatgtatcgtagtgaaaccgattcaagacacttgacttggcatgcagatgaacgaattattgatggaaagttgcgacatccggaagactcaccacagtggattgatttgaaactgatagtttgtttcatgtttgtttttgttgttgttgagcctttaatttgaccgtgttgttctgttcatactttgcaggaccaggcagggaaacgatcaaacttttgaagtataatattatagtactctaggtggttactaactttgttcataccgttgccaatatttgaagtataatattgttgatgttactgatttagtttgtttgacatgagttagttacatgtgaaactttctgtatatatatcatactttacatgatttagtttgtttgacaggaactataatgatgtatatatataattttggatattataatggtattatattagtatatatatatatattgtcctacctatggttgaaaatatatcgtcgaaaatatattataggtcgaaaatattacaggttaaaaatatattataggtcgaaaatattacaggtcgaactgggaagcttaaattacaggttgcactttaaaatatctcatttagcaacgacagtgcttttaaaaaacgctcttaaagggccacctactaaagcgctttattactaaaagctgcctaagattaaaaaaaacataaaaaataaaaaaatgcaacctacgaaagcgcttttcgaaaagcgctcttatagggggggctatcagagcgctttttccagaaaaagcgctctgatagggggggttaccagagcgctttttctggaaaaagcgctcttatagggggggctaccagagcgtttttttttggaaaagcgctcttatacgGGGGGCTACCAGaacgcttttctggaaaaagcgctcttataggggggctaccagagcgctttcaaaagcgttgtcgttacctacggcagcgctttgaagcgctttagtagcccaaaaaaagcgctttggtagcccttttccgtagtagtgacAGAGCCAGCTTTTGCCACTTCTTTGCAAGGTATCAAATCGtcgaaaaagaaaacaaaatcgcCTTCATATCCTTATCTTCCTTATAAGTAACCTCATAAGGTATTCAATAACTTTCGACATATTTAGGTAAATTCTCCGTGACCAAAATTATTGTCGCTTTTTCATACAAACAATTCTCCCAATCGAAGTAGAAGAAACAACACAAAAATCCTCATGGGAAAGAGGAGGAAGAGGCTTGGatagaaaataattatatttaaaataatttcaattgtCAACATAGACCTTGAAGACTTGGTTATGAACACGAAGAAGGGAAACCAGCCCATGACTGGCGACACCCTTCGAAGTGGGGTCACACCTCAAAAAGATGAAATAAGAGATCTTGATAATCTACACCCATCTTCCCCTGATACAGATACCAGTATTGGAATACACATAAGAAACCCTAGGCACAAGGGTGAAGATGTGAAGTGGAAATACGAAGATGATCCAAAATGCCTTCTCTAAAGAAGTTAATGGAAGACAAACCTCTAAATCCTAGAAAATACATGCATAAAAAGGGATAGTATTCCCTTTAAATGACATTTCCTTCCCCAAAATAAACCCTTAATTCTAGAGGATCAGACGACATTTCATCCACGGAACAAAAGAAGACTCGTGGGCTAAGTACGTCGGTTCTACCCAAGAATAATCCTCCATCAAAACTAATGGGTCAAGTAAAATCAAAGATTTACGGGGTAAGACGAAGTAATATGGAGAAGATAGACAAATATGAAACAAAATCACAAGAATAAATTGGGGAGTAACACCTAAACTTTAGCAAGAAAGGCAAAATAAAGTTCAACGGCTCAGATCAAACAATTTTAGAGTAACAAGCTTTTCGTCCAATCAATCCACACAAGGAAATTA includes these proteins:
- the LOC131619558 gene encoding pectinesterase inhibitor 1-like, whose amino-acid sequence is MNRFSFFVAVFLLCVVSTYAVKVVDVDVICKNVDNTPFCLNFLKLKHGVDLVTLAQCTIDAVRIKATSIVNLTTSLISQGGIDSEAKAHYESCLGYFGWDGALSDLVTAEKYLKSEDYYSVINVASTLIVDYMYCVEGESPGELPYPDKTKIPKYAKFIKEVAAILLSISHLLLKKVVV